The proteins below come from a single Tachypleus tridentatus isolate NWPU-2018 chromosome 13, ASM421037v1, whole genome shotgun sequence genomic window:
- the LOC143238225 gene encoding estradiol 17-beta-dehydrogenase 11-like: MFVAIVHLLFELLVLLAKTFVTVLERTFCLIFYESEKSILGEIVLITGAGRGLGRELALQFAKRRARLVLWDINEKDVQNVAEEIRQLGAEVRTYRCDVSNFHQVETAAARVTREVGDVTILFNNAGIVHLKPFSDLEPAEILKTMSVNTLAHFWTIKHFLPRMIELERGHVAAMCSICGILGGPFTADYSASKHAVIGLMRALEEELYFTGKGDIVKFTAICPTIVNTGFVHYPHTRFPEIMPILNPKYVAQEAVHAVLTNQRLAVIPLWLGYLLPIFRLFPDKVLIMFQRFLDQTASPNGNEKR, encoded by the exons atgTTTGTTGCTATTGTTCATCTGTTATTCGAACTGTTGGTCCTGCTTGCAAAGACTTTCGTTACGGTTTTGGAAAGAACATTTTGTCTGATCTTTTATGAAAGTGAAAAATCAATACTAGGTGAAATTGTATTGATAACCGGTGCTGGCCGTGGCCTGGGTCGAGAACTTGCCCTACAATTTGCTAAAAGACGGGCTCGACTCGTTCTGTGGGATATTAACGAG AAGGATGTACAAAATGTAGCCGAAGAAATCAGGCAGCTAGGAGCAGAAGTCCGCACCTACAGGTGTGATGTTTCCAATTTTCATCAGGTGGAAACTGCGGCGGCTCGAGTAACGCGGGAAGTTGGTGACGTCACTATTCTATTCAACAATGCTGGTATTGTACATCTGAAACCATTCAGTGACTTAGAACCAGCAGAAATTCTGAAAACCATGTCTGTTAACACACTGGCTCATTTTTGG ACAATAAAGCACTTCCTACCCAGAATGATTGAGTTAGAACGAGGACATGTTGCTGCCATGTGCTCCATTTGCGGTATTTTAGGCGGACCCTTCACTGCAGATTACAG CGCCTCCAAGCATGCTGTGATTGGACTAATGAGGGCATTGGAGGAAGAGCTGTATTTTACTGGGAAAGGAGACATCGTAAAGTTTACAGCGATTTGTCCAACAATTGTAAACACAGGCTTTGTACATTATCCTCATACAAG ATTTCCGGAGATTATGCCAATTTTGAATCCCAAGTACGTGGCGCAGGAAGCTGTGCATGCAGTCTTGACCAATCAGCGACTTGCAGTTATCCCACTGTGGCTAGGGTATTTACTTCCTATCTTCAG GTTATTTCCAGACAAAGTCCTCATCATGTTCCAGCGGTTTCTTGATCAAACTGCTAGTCCTAACGGCAACGAGAAACGATAA